A stretch of Acidobacteriota bacterium DNA encodes these proteins:
- a CDS encoding nucleic acid-binding protein, producing MNRYVLFDTSILSEVTNPKQTDLRVKMSEWVQSLVLNQITIVVPEICDYELRRELIRGNKTNGIKRLDEFIGYHLYLPINSKVMKKAAQYWADARKQGKQTTDDCKLDADMILCAQANSLAGQGYNVEVATENLRHLTLFVVAKKWDQIC from the coding sequence ATGAACCGTTATGTCCTTTTTGATACCTCTATTTTGAGTGAAGTTACAAACCCAAAACAAACTGATCTCCGAGTGAAAATGAGTGAGTGGGTTCAATCTCTTGTACTAAACCAAATCACGATTGTCGTTCCTGAAATATGCGACTATGAGCTAAGACGTGAACTTATCAGAGGCAATAAAACAAATGGTATCAAGCGATTAGATGAGTTTATTGGTTACCATCTCTATCTTCCCATCAATTCAAAAGTGATGAAAAAGGCTGCTCAGTATTGGGCTGATGCCCGAAAGCAAGGAAAGCAGACAACCGATGATTGTAAACTGGATGCTGACATGATCCTTTGTGCCCAGGCCAATTCACTGGCAGGTCAGGGATACAATGTTGAGGTGGCGACTGAAAATCTTCGCCACTTGACCCTATTTGTTGTTGCAAAAAAATGGGATCAAATTTGCTAA